In one Saccharibacillus brassicae genomic region, the following are encoded:
- a CDS encoding pectinesterase family protein: MWVGREPLCEYATIQAAVDASERDNSGAPAAIYVLPGVYREQVVVYRSELSIVGIGHVELVMDRHARERGGDGEEIGTFATPTLFLGGSGLRLENVTVSNTAGPGEQVGQAIALTAHCDRAVFRCCTFRGHQDTLFTGPLPPAPQERKSFGGVPIREHHARYRQLYTHCRIEGTVDYIFGGAEACFERCELRSLARAGGASGGLSDGASGGERGGYVTAASTPQSGGAGYLFADCVLTAEPGVPAGSVYLGRPWREHARTVFAGCRMGAHIHPEGWHDWGRPDRRRTADYREYGTQPPPAAGERASWTVSQADGAYEAADWSKETMFADDWFWEADRGPAAYPNLRDDRPAAFKTERRDQL; encoded by the coding sequence CTGTGGGTCGGGCGCGAGCCTCTGTGCGAATACGCGACGATTCAGGCGGCGGTCGATGCGTCGGAGCGGGACAATTCGGGAGCGCCGGCCGCGATTTACGTGCTGCCGGGCGTCTACCGGGAGCAGGTTGTCGTCTACCGCTCGGAGCTGTCGATCGTCGGGATCGGACACGTCGAGCTTGTCATGGATCGGCATGCCCGCGAACGGGGCGGCGATGGGGAAGAGATCGGCACATTCGCGACGCCGACGCTGTTTCTCGGCGGAAGCGGGCTGCGGCTGGAGAACGTGACCGTGTCCAATACGGCGGGACCGGGCGAACAGGTCGGACAGGCAATCGCGCTGACGGCGCACTGCGACCGGGCGGTCTTCCGCTGCTGCACGTTCAGGGGGCACCAGGATACGCTGTTCACCGGCCCGCTTCCGCCTGCGCCCCAGGAGCGGAAGTCGTTCGGAGGCGTTCCGATCCGCGAGCATCACGCACGCTACCGCCAGCTGTACACGCACTGCCGGATCGAAGGCACGGTCGATTATATTTTCGGCGGCGCCGAAGCCTGTTTCGAACGCTGCGAACTGCGCAGCCTTGCGCGGGCGGGCGGCGCGTCCGGCGGCCTGTCTGACGGGGCGTCCGGCGGCGAACGCGGCGGATACGTGACGGCGGCTTCGACGCCGCAAAGCGGAGGCGCCGGTTATCTGTTTGCGGACTGCGTCCTGACCGCCGAACCCGGCGTGCCGGCCGGCTCGGTCTATCTCGGCCGGCCGTGGCGCGAACATGCGCGCACGGTGTTCGCGGGCTGCCGGATGGGTGCGCATATCCATCCGGAGGGCTGGCACGACTGGGGCCGGCCGGACCGCAGGCGGACGGCGGATTACCGGGAATACGGGACGCAGCCGCCGCCGGCTGCCGGGGAGCGGGCTTCGTGGACGGTGAGCCAAGCGGACGGCGCGTACGAAGCAGCGGATTGGAGCAAGGAGACGATGTTCGCGGACGATTGGTTCTGGGAAGCGGATCGCGGGCCGGCGGCATATCCGAACCTTCGGGATGATCGGCCGGCCGCGTTCAAAACGGAAAGGAGAGATCAGTTATGA